Proteins from a single region of Thermodesulfobacteriota bacterium:
- a CDS encoding CHAT domain-containing tetratricopeptide repeat protein produces MNKTHLQEIIINYIATLLLLSFFLGACVAVKQTDIEINDERVFQTIKEGAELYNKGKYDESLEKLSQAEKESTLTQDKIRIAEILSKGGFALLGKKLFNKALSYYDRSLEINSTLGNKPGLINDYSYIGKIYTDLGKYEEGIESIQEAIRIQRELKDKAGIAHNLNNVANLYSYLGNYRESIRLLTEALGIGEEIKDSNQTAKTLVNLATIHFRLRHYQESIEYLNRAFKIADEAKEENLKAYSLNVIGVVYREQGNYEKALDNYQRALEINMKLGIKSEIATNLSIIGELYKELGRYDDALRYFEDSLRMTEELQDQLMTAITMSYIGEVRFKQGNHGEALSLYNESLSGFKKLGVKDRIARSFNHIGYVEGEMKKWDAATRNFDQAISIYKDLGDREWIHVALFGKGVYLEEKGDMASAEKSYKEAVDVFESIREDVVGGEEGQQIFSDVNVKIYEKLVSLLIRQGKTEEALEYIQRSRSKSLRDNLRKSGISSFDDNVRGQLRRYDELSKREASINYELLREKSRLSPNREKIDNLSRTLAKTREEFDQVISRLKEDYPRAYGVLGISPPNLSILREEGGLPPNFTMLQYFITEDECYIFTASRSGITVKSISIKKEELNRMVSDFRRLIFERSPSGAHRLKFTSDNTAKDKNLLDELSLGLYNILVEPVKEDIGDSQIVGIIPFGILNYLPFQALSEQKANGGLEFFLEQKSLVYFTNIDQPGLAVRNGKAKSFENIIAFGNPDLKDPKLDLPYSKKEVQAIKDLFPSALVFLEGEATKDNFKKNWDKYPRVHMSAHVVLNDEGQFILLAPSDTGKISTTDITELTPAENIDSVVLSACSTAIDPFQTDPSGTQLATLAFAFAWVEVPYVIATLWDISDQGTATLMRDFYNNLKDGKPLYIAFREAQIDMIQRHDKYSHPYYWAPFVLFDNWM; encoded by the coding sequence ATGAATAAAACCCATCTTCAAGAAATCATTATTAATTACATAGCGACTCTCCTGCTTTTATCGTTTTTTCTAGGTGCATGTGTAGCGGTAAAGCAGACTGATATAGAAATCAACGATGAACGTGTATTCCAAACTATCAAAGAGGGCGCGGAGCTCTATAATAAAGGGAAATATGACGAATCCTTAGAGAAGCTCTCTCAAGCTGAGAAAGAGTCTACTTTAACTCAGGATAAAATAAGAATCGCAGAAATTTTATCCAAAGGGGGCTTTGCACTCCTCGGGAAAAAACTGTTCAATAAGGCACTCTCATATTATGACCGCTCTCTAGAAATTAATAGTACTTTGGGTAATAAGCCCGGACTGATTAATGACTATAGTTACATAGGGAAAATATATACAGACCTTGGAAAATACGAAGAGGGAATTGAATCCATTCAGGAAGCCATAAGAATACAGAGGGAGTTAAAAGATAAGGCTGGGATAGCTCACAACCTAAATAACGTTGCCAACTTATATAGCTATCTCGGAAACTACCGGGAATCGATCAGGCTTTTAACCGAAGCCCTTGGAATCGGTGAGGAGATTAAAGATTCAAATCAGACTGCAAAGACACTCGTTAATCTAGCTACTATTCATTTCCGATTGAGACACTATCAGGAGTCCATCGAATACCTAAACCGTGCTTTTAAGATTGCCGATGAAGCAAAAGAAGAGAATCTAAAAGCCTACTCCCTTAATGTGATAGGTGTTGTCTATAGAGAGCAGGGCAACTATGAAAAGGCTTTGGACAATTACCAGAGGGCATTAGAAATTAATATGAAACTAGGTATTAAGTCTGAGATTGCTACAAATCTCAGCATCATAGGAGAACTCTATAAAGAGTTGGGACGTTACGACGATGCCCTCCGATATTTTGAAGATTCGCTACGTATGACTGAAGAACTCCAGGACCAACTAATGACTGCAATAACTATGAGTTACATTGGAGAAGTAAGATTTAAACAAGGGAATCACGGAGAAGCCCTTAGCCTCTATAACGAATCTTTAAGTGGTTTTAAGAAACTCGGCGTCAAAGATAGAATAGCAAGGAGCTTTAATCATATCGGCTACGTAGAAGGGGAAATGAAGAAATGGGACGCTGCAACTCGGAACTTTGATCAGGCAATATCAATCTATAAAGACTTGGGAGACCGTGAGTGGATTCATGTTGCTCTCTTTGGGAAAGGAGTTTATTTAGAGGAAAAGGGCGATATGGCTTCAGCCGAAAAGAGCTACAAAGAAGCCGTGGACGTTTTTGAATCAATTAGAGAGGATGTTGTAGGAGGGGAGGAAGGTCAGCAAATATTCAGCGACGTGAACGTAAAGATTTATGAAAAGCTCGTATCTCTGCTTATAAGACAGGGAAAAACGGAGGAGGCTCTCGAGTACATTCAAAGAAGCAGATCAAAATCCCTTCGTGATAACCTACGAAAGAGTGGTATTAGTTCCTTTGATGACAATGTTCGGGGTCAGCTTAGAAGATATGATGAACTTTCAAAACGAGAGGCTTCTATAAACTATGAGCTTCTCAGGGAGAAATCAAGATTATCGCCTAATCGGGAGAAGATAGACAACCTGTCACGGACCCTGGCAAAGACACGGGAGGAGTTTGATCAGGTAATCTCACGGCTAAAAGAAGATTACCCGAGAGCGTATGGTGTACTCGGCATATCACCACCGAATTTGTCGATTCTAAGAGAAGAGGGGGGACTTCCCCCGAACTTCACCATGTTGCAGTACTTCATTACAGAAGATGAATGTTATATTTTTACGGCCAGCCGATCCGGTATAACGGTTAAAAGTATCTCCATAAAAAAAGAAGAGTTGAATAGAATGGTGTCTGATTTTAGAAGATTGATTTTTGAAAGGTCTCCTTCTGGGGCACACAGGCTAAAGTTCACCTCAGATAATACTGCTAAAGATAAAAACCTCCTTGACGAACTCTCTTTAGGCTTATACAACATTCTTGTAGAACCGGTAAAAGAAGATATAGGAGACTCACAAATAGTAGGTATTATTCCTTTCGGAATTCTTAACTACCTACCCTTTCAGGCTTTATCCGAGCAAAAGGCAAATGGCGGATTAGAATTCTTTCTTGAACAAAAAAGTCTAGTTTATTTTACAAATATTGACCAACCAGGCCTAGCAGTAAGAAATGGAAAAGCGAAAAGTTTCGAAAACATAATTGCCTTTGGGAATCCGGACCTTAAGGATCCGAAGCTAGACCTTCCATATTCTAAGAAAGAGGTTCAGGCTATAAAGGATTTATTCCCGAGTGCCCTCGTATTTTTAGAAGGGGAAGCCACTAAAGATAACTTTAAGAAAAATTGGGACAAATACCCGAGAGTCCATATGTCTGCCCATGTGGTATTGAATGATGAAGGTCAATTTATCTTACTTGCCCCGTCCGATACAGGCAAAATCTCTACGACCGACATTACAGAGCTGACACCAGCAGAAAACATCGATTCCGTTGTACTTTCGGCTTGTAGTACGGCTATAGACCCTTTTCAAACAGATCCATCAGGCACCCAGCTTGCCACACTAGCGTTTGCTTTTGCCTGGGTGGAAGTTCCATACGTGATTGCAACGCTCTGGGACATAAGCGATCAGGGTACCGCTACTCTAATGAGGGATTTTTACAATAACCTTAAGGATGGGAAACCCCTGTATATAGCTTTTCGTGAGGCTCAGATCGATATGATTCAGAGACACGATAAATACTCTCATCCTTATTACTGGGCTCCTTTCGTATTGTTTGATAACTGGATGTAG
- a CDS encoding DUF1015 domain-containing protein — protein MSVVTGFRGFRYNPKKIDDVIKVLAPPYDVISREEQEELYRVSPYNVVRLILSKCDGEKKYSEAGETFRNWISDNVLIQDTEPSIYPYHQEFNIDGKQIRRRGFIAAVRIEDFSTKIILPHERTFPKPKMDRLKLTLACKANLSPVFSIYSDPEGLIEKDIDKRINGPLIDSLYKDGVRNWLWKISDQDLISKIKTRMSDCNLLIADGHHRYETALEYRNLKTKDPGTGSGERPYEYVMMYLSRAEDDGLLINPTHRVLKNLDSLDLENFIQKIGERFNIKRIDFNEAVSSIGHREFLMVTKDTESVIKVSPKNLFPESYKNLAVMLLHNVVLEEIITEEKSEIFYTKSIKEVSELVKSGQYVLGFILPPLTALDIFEVVLADEKLPHKTTYFYPKVLSGLVFHRLE, from the coding sequence ATGTCTGTTGTAACCGGGTTTCGCGGCTTTCGTTACAATCCAAAGAAAATTGACGATGTAATAAAGGTTCTTGCCCCTCCTTATGATGTAATTAGTAGAGAAGAACAGGAAGAGCTTTACCGTGTAAGTCCTTATAATGTAGTTCGCCTAATCCTTTCTAAGTGCGATGGTGAAAAGAAATACTCTGAAGCCGGTGAAACCTTTAGAAATTGGATTTCTGATAATGTTCTAATTCAGGATACCGAGCCCTCAATTTATCCCTATCACCAGGAATTTAATATAGATGGGAAACAGATTAGGCGAAGGGGATTTATTGCTGCTGTCAGGATAGAGGATTTTTCCACGAAGATTATTCTGCCTCACGAAAGGACATTTCCCAAACCCAAGATGGACAGGTTGAAGCTAACGCTGGCATGCAAGGCGAACCTAAGCCCAGTTTTTTCTATTTATTCTGATCCTGAAGGGTTGATAGAAAAGGATATAGACAAACGTATAAATGGACCCTTGATTGATTCCCTATACAAAGATGGCGTAAGGAATTGGCTCTGGAAGATTTCTGACCAAGATTTAATATCGAAAATAAAAACAAGGATGTCAGATTGTAATCTCCTAATTGCGGATGGGCATCATCGTTATGAAACAGCCCTCGAGTATAGAAATCTAAAGACGAAAGATCCGGGTACCGGGTCTGGCGAGCGGCCATATGAATACGTGATGATGTATCTCTCTCGTGCTGAAGATGATGGACTTTTGATCAACCCTACTCACAGGGTTTTAAAAAATCTCGACTCCCTGGATCTAGAAAATTTCATTCAGAAAATAGGCGAGAGGTTTAATATAAAGAGAATTGATTTTAATGAAGCCGTCTCATCCATCGGTCATCGGGAATTTCTCATGGTGACAAAAGACACTGAGAGTGTTATTAAGGTTTCGCCCAAGAACCTTTTTCCGGAATCGTATAAGAATTTAGCGGTGATGCTCCTACATAACGTTGTGCTTGAAGAGATAATTACCGAAGAGAAATCGGAAATATTTTATACAAAGTCTATAAAGGAAGTATCTGAGCTTGTTAAAAGTGGGCAATATGTACTTGGCTTTATTCTCCCTCCGCTTACAGCCTTGGATATATTTGAAGTAGTCTTAGCGGATGAAAAGTTGCCCCACAAAACAACATATTTCTATCCAAAGGTTCTTTCAGGGCTGGTCTTTCATCGACTTGAGTGA